In one Campylobacter concisus genomic region, the following are encoded:
- a CDS encoding tetratricopeptide repeat protein translates to MKKLLIILFFPLYLTAFNLSLNSGANGDKPYSVLQLSDEQEFECVEQILAYDTKRYVCMLDDEILPKIEDTTLPLMDIKYKKQDGKLFIVIMPKAPSKLLNIKTELYSSQNVQDSPKTTISKHFSIIIDTSLSENSKRKSGLNFKPDFKDMLNPSIGALDLNKAPIAGLDSNDIDIYISIKRAYEKGAYENVVKDTQTAIKRHPNSLFSSEFLLFRLRALDKIFETKNEFEEIEPKDIVSEGRAWIRKFPSDENYPEVLYLIARAYLKDSIASDAKYMLDILNEEHANSKFTKLAALDYADYLYKIGRQKEALKDYEKVLYSTNDIDLASRTALSLADANIDKEKFDEAKKFILKIANANEKFFMNNPTKSMNLATTFASKDMPDVAAKIYEILINNSDRTKDFYEVALKNLALNLAKTKDEKKAYEYLNRYETEFKYGDYIDEVTKAKDGLFFEEKDKNATALHARYKELIEKYAGTNISQKALISELELDIKERKFSDALSYKTMAKDGNLSRAMELINEAALELTKEYFIKDDCTAVINLLENYDINKISLPQFKLFNCYYRTARYNDALELAKAHAKDENLEDRVEWLVNLSKILYKNKDYEHAIIAANDALSLGSSVEYSDPTPSLFDRFYSLLALKRFTEAISTISAIEQLRGQDFKIIEAYTAISDYAMKSNDYAIATTYAKKALELQTKAKINTFSPKINFNYSEASLKTDNLGEALDEAKFILNMKLEPEDRLHALNLISEIYIRQKQFKLARPYLNECSDSNFVSPYKDACKAKLDMIGKN, encoded by the coding sequence ATGAAAAAGCTCTTAATTATTTTATTTTTTCCGCTTTATCTAACCGCTTTTAATCTTAGCCTAAATAGCGGCGCAAATGGTGATAAACCTTATAGCGTTCTTCAGCTAAGCGATGAGCAAGAATTTGAATGCGTGGAGCAAATTTTAGCTTACGATACCAAACGCTATGTCTGCATGCTTGATGATGAAATTTTGCCAAAAATTGAAGATACGACACTGCCATTAATGGATATAAAATATAAAAAGCAAGATGGCAAGCTTTTTATCGTCATAATGCCAAAAGCACCGTCAAAACTGCTAAATATAAAAACTGAGCTTTATAGTAGCCAAAACGTACAAGATAGCCCAAAAACAACCATTTCAAAACACTTTAGCATAATTATAGATACTTCGCTCAGTGAAAATAGCAAAAGAAAGTCTGGGCTAAATTTTAAACCTGATTTTAAAGATATGCTAAATCCTAGTATCGGAGCGCTTGATCTTAACAAAGCTCCTATTGCTGGGCTTGATAGTAATGACATTGATATCTACATAAGTATAAAAAGAGCTTATGAAAAGGGCGCTTATGAAAATGTAGTAAAAGATACTCAAACAGCAATAAAAAGGCATCCAAATAGCCTTTTTTCAAGTGAATTTTTACTATTTCGTCTAAGGGCTCTTGATAAAATTTTTGAGACAAAAAATGAGTTTGAAGAGATCGAGCCAAAAGACATCGTAAGTGAAGGTAGGGCTTGGATCAGAAAATTCCCATCTGATGAAAACTATCCAGAGGTGCTATATCTGATCGCCAGAGCCTACCTAAAAGATAGCATCGCAAGTGATGCAAAATATATGCTTGATATCTTAAACGAAGAGCACGCAAACTCAAAATTTACAAAACTTGCAGCGCTTGATTATGCTGATTATCTCTACAAGATAGGCAGACAAAAAGAGGCACTAAAAGACTATGAAAAAGTGCTTTACTCCACAAACGACATCGACCTTGCAAGTAGAACAGCACTAAGCCTAGCTGATGCAAATATCGATAAAGAAAAATTTGATGAAGCAAAGAAATTTATACTAAAAATCGCAAATGCGAATGAAAAATTTTTTATGAATAACCCAACGAAGTCGATGAATCTTGCAACTACATTTGCAAGTAAAGATATGCCTGATGTGGCTGCTAAAATTTATGAAATCTTGATAAATAATAGCGATAGAACGAAAGATTTTTATGAAGTTGCTTTAAAAAATTTAGCACTCAATCTAGCCAAAACAAAAGATGAGAAAAAAGCATACGAATACTTAAATAGATATGAGACAGAGTTTAAATATGGTGATTATATCGATGAGGTGACTAAAGCAAAAGATGGGTTGTTTTTTGAAGAAAAGGATAAAAATGCTACTGCACTTCATGCTAGATATAAAGAGCTAATTGAAAAATATGCTGGGACAAATATTAGTCAAAAGGCTCTAATAAGCGAGCTTGAGCTGGATATTAAAGAGCGTAAATTCTCCGATGCACTATCTTACAAAACCATGGCAAAAGATGGAAATTTAAGCAGGGCAATGGAGCTGATAAATGAGGCTGCGCTAGAGCTTACAAAAGAGTATTTTATAAAAGATGATTGTACAGCTGTTATAAATTTACTTGAAAACTACGATATAAATAAAATCTCATTACCGCAATTTAAGCTCTTTAACTGCTATTACAGAACGGCCCGCTACAACGATGCACTTGAGCTCGCAAAAGCTCATGCAAAAGATGAAAATTTAGAAGATAGAGTCGAATGGCTTGTAAATTTGAGCAAAATTTTATATAAAAATAAAGACTACGAGCATGCGATTATTGCTGCAAATGACGCGCTTTCACTTGGCTCATCAGTCGAATACTCAGATCCAACACCATCTCTTTTTGACAGGTTTTACTCATTGCTTGCATTAAAACGCTTTACGGAGGCGATCTCAACCATTAGTGCTATCGAGCAACTAAGAGGCCAAGACTTTAAGATTATCGAAGCATATACAGCTATAAGTGACTATGCGATGAAAAGTAATGACTACGCTATCGCCACAACGTATGCCAAAAAAGCTCTTGAGCTACAAACAAAAGCCAAGATAAATACATTTTCACCAAAGATAAATTTTAACTACTCGGAAGCTTCACTAAAGACAGATAACCTAGGTGAGGCACTTGATGAGGCGAAATTTATACTGAACATGAAGCTTGAGCCAGAAGATCGCTTACATGCTTTAAATTTGATAAGCGAAATTTATATAAGGCAAAAGCAGTTTAAGTTGGCTAGGCCTTATTTAAATGAGTGCTCTGACTCAAATTTTGTAAGCCCGTATAAAGATGCTTGCAAAGCTAAGCTTGATATGATAGGCAAAAACTAA
- the nuoN gene encoding NADH-quinone oxidoreductase subunit NuoN — translation MNEIAFLDLKEISLSSVAPMLSMIIFALFILIVGTIKKDLSRNFYCVFCIIAIFVNVGLILDFNGLSLSFWDMLLVDGVSVISQVIILIASALFIPLALSTKEYFEYKIYEYYALFLFMIAGFLFMVSSNNLLIIFLGLEISSLCLYTLIALHNKAKSVEAAIKYFAMGSLSAGFFAMAIAMFYLATNSIDIARIGVVIKDLSLNQNLIILLGCVFIASAIGFKLSLIPFHTWIPDVYEGSNAPLAGYMSIVPKVAAFIVALRIFAMLEGSQILWIKDMLYIIAVLTMSLANIMALVQKDVKRMLAFSSIAHAGVVLCALVANSHEANVALFFYWVMFLFANLGAFSMLWVARCDDVVCWDKRFKHPFEKFSGLIKILPSYAVIMGIFMIALAGIPPFSVFWGKMVLISSLIKSDYVVLSVIIMINSAIAIYYYLKLIVFMFLKEPIVKDKNLYTANISMALKVIVGIAVAGTAFSFLFSGAILEFIEHFVFASGF, via the coding sequence ATGAACGAAATAGCCTTTTTAGACCTTAAAGAAATTTCTTTATCTTCGGTTGCTCCGATGCTTAGTATGATAATCTTTGCACTTTTTATCTTAATCGTTGGCACCATAAAAAAAGATCTTTCAAGAAATTTCTACTGCGTATTTTGTATCATCGCAATATTTGTAAATGTGGGCCTAATACTTGATTTTAACGGTCTTAGCCTTAGCTTTTGGGATATGCTTTTAGTTGATGGAGTTTCGGTCATCTCTCAAGTCATCATCCTAATCGCCTCGGCTCTTTTTATCCCGCTTGCACTTAGCACAAAAGAGTATTTTGAGTATAAAATTTACGAGTATTACGCTTTATTTTTGTTTATGATAGCTGGATTTTTATTTATGGTGAGCTCAAATAACCTACTCATCATCTTTTTAGGCCTTGAGATCAGCTCACTTTGCCTCTATACGCTAATCGCCCTTCACAACAAGGCAAAAAGCGTAGAAGCTGCCATTAAATACTTTGCTATGGGCTCGCTCTCGGCTGGCTTTTTTGCGATGGCGATAGCGATGTTTTATCTAGCGACAAACTCAATAGACATCGCCCGTATCGGTGTTGTGATAAAAGATCTTAGCCTAAATCAAAATTTGATCATTTTATTAGGCTGTGTTTTCATTGCCTCGGCTATTGGCTTTAAGCTCTCACTCATACCTTTTCACACATGGATACCAGACGTTTACGAGGGCTCAAATGCCCCACTAGCAGGCTATATGTCGATCGTACCAAAGGTGGCAGCATTTATCGTTGCGTTAAGAATTTTTGCGATGCTTGAAGGCTCACAAATTTTGTGGATAAAAGATATGCTCTACATCATCGCCGTGCTTACGATGAGCCTTGCAAACATCATGGCACTAGTGCAAAAAGACGTAAAAAGGATGCTTGCTTTTAGTTCCATAGCTCACGCTGGTGTCGTGCTTTGCGCGCTTGTGGCAAATTCTCATGAGGCAAATGTTGCCTTGTTTTTTTACTGGGTTATGTTTTTGTTTGCAAATTTGGGCGCATTTTCTATGCTCTGGGTGGCAAGGTGCGACGATGTCGTCTGCTGGGACAAGCGCTTTAAGCATCCATTTGAGAAATTTTCAGGGCTTATAAAAATTTTACCAAGCTACGCAGTTATAATGGGAATTTTCATGATCGCCCTTGCTGGCATACCGCCTTTTAGCGTCTTTTGGGGCAAGATGGTGCTTATCTCATCGCTTATCAAGTCTGATTACGTCGTACTTAGCGTCATTATCATGATAAATTCTGCCATTGCGATTTATTACTATTTAAAGCTAATCGTCTTTATGTTTCTAAAAGAGCCGATCGTAAAAGATAAAAATCTCTACACCGCAAATATCTCGATGGCGCTAAAAGTAATTGTTGGCATTGCAGTAGCTGGAACGGCCTTTTCATTTTTATTTTCTGGAGCGATTTTGGAATTTATTGAGCATTTTGTCTTTGCTTCAGGATTTTAG
- a CDS encoding NADH-quinone oxidoreductase subunit M has product MLSVIIFFPAISAILGFLIENKSIKFYGASIALIELLLAIFICVNVDFQGYDFVLTHQVQLIQSLNISYFVGIDTISLVLIVLSAFMSFISIAALSNDGNLKHLVISVLFLESTMMGVFSALDMILFYSFWELSLIPLLYIIGAFGSKNRIYAAIKFFIYTFLGSVFMLVAIIFIGYLCYQKSGVFSFNLLDWYKLGIGQSAQIWLFLAFFFAFGVKTPLFPFHTWLPYAHGQAPTIGSVLLASVLLKMGTYGFVRFSLPLFPDASLLLSGFVCVIAIIMIIYAALVAYAQSDMKQVIAYSSISHMGVIMLGIFSLNLIGLGGSIFLMISHGIVSGALFLLVGIIYERVHTKEICEFGGLAKVMPKYALIFFIATLASIGLPLTIGFVGEFLSLLGIFKLNKLFALLGGFSIIVGAVYMLVLYKRVFFGECKEKNLSLKDLNFKELAALVPLCLLIIALGVAPNLILKPLEPSVQNIINKMQTRAVNSDTKDKILSLNGGSKL; this is encoded by the coding sequence ATGCTAAGTGTCATCATATTTTTCCCAGCAATAAGCGCAATACTTGGCTTTTTGATAGAAAATAAAAGCATCAAATTTTATGGAGCAAGTATCGCGTTAATTGAGCTTTTGCTTGCCATTTTTATCTGCGTAAATGTCGATTTTCAGGGTTATGACTTTGTTCTAACGCATCAAGTCCAGCTTATACAAAGCCTAAATATCAGCTATTTTGTCGGCATCGACACCATTTCGCTTGTGCTTATAGTCCTTAGCGCATTTATGAGCTTCATCTCTATCGCAGCCCTTAGCAATGATGGAAATTTAAAGCACCTTGTTATTAGCGTGCTATTTTTAGAGAGCACGATGATGGGCGTATTTAGTGCGCTTGATATGATCTTGTTTTATAGCTTTTGGGAGCTTAGCCTCATACCGCTACTTTACATCATCGGCGCATTTGGCAGTAAAAATAGAATTTACGCTGCGATTAAATTTTTCATCTATACATTTTTAGGCTCTGTCTTTATGCTAGTAGCGATCATCTTTATCGGCTATTTGTGCTATCAAAAAAGCGGCGTCTTTAGCTTTAATCTGCTTGATTGGTATAAGCTTGGTATCGGGCAAAGCGCTCAAATTTGGCTATTTTTAGCGTTTTTCTTTGCCTTTGGTGTGAAAACTCCGCTATTTCCATTTCACACGTGGCTACCTTACGCGCACGGGCAGGCTCCAACTATCGGCTCGGTACTGCTTGCTAGTGTGCTTTTAAAGATGGGTACTTATGGCTTTGTGAGATTTTCGCTCCCACTTTTTCCAGATGCGAGCCTACTTTTAAGTGGCTTTGTCTGCGTCATAGCCATCATTATGATCATCTACGCAGCCCTCGTTGCCTACGCACAAAGCGATATGAAACAAGTGATCGCTTATAGCTCCATTTCACACATGGGTGTCATCATGCTTGGCATATTTTCACTAAATTTAATAGGCCTTGGTGGCTCAATATTTTTGATGATAAGCCACGGTATCGTAAGCGGCGCGCTATTTTTGTTAGTTGGCATCATCTACGAAAGAGTTCATACCAAAGAAATTTGCGAATTTGGCGGCCTTGCTAAGGTGATGCCAAAGTATGCGCTTATATTTTTTATAGCAACACTTGCAAGTATCGGCCTGCCACTAACCATTGGCTTTGTGGGCGAGTTTTTGAGCCTGCTTGGCATCTTTAAGCTAAATAAGCTCTTTGCGCTACTTGGTGGCTTTAGCATCATCGTGGGCGCTGTTTATATGCTAGTACTTTATAAAAGAGTATTTTTTGGCGAGTGCAAGGAGAAAAATTTAAGCCTAAAGGATCTAAATTTCAAAGAGTTAGCCGCTCTTGTGCCGCTTTGCTTACTCATAATCGCTCTTGGTGTTGCACCAAATTTGATCCTAAAGCCACTTGAGCCAAGCGTGCAAAATATAATAAATAAAATGCAAACTAGAGCCGTAAATAGCGACACAAAAGATAAGATTTTATCTTTAAATGGCGGGAGCAAACTATGA
- the nuoL gene encoding NADH-quinone oxidoreductase subunit L has protein sequence MILFCISLFFPLLSFIVSGLFSHSSKNFLLGVFCSLLMIISTTASLMLAASLGIDEPLNLSLKEFINFGGLDLNFGFYLDAISLVMLSTVGVVASVVHIYSIGYMKDDASFNRFFSYLGLFVFCMNVLVSSDNFIGLFIGWEGVGLCSWLLIGFWYKRASANIAANEAFIMNRVADLAMLVGIFYIFYSFGSLKFSEVFNARSDFSGLNLGIIATLLFIGAMGKSAQFPFHTWLANAMEGPTPVSALIHAATMVTAGVYLVIRANFIFTNAPEVSHFIAYLGTFVAVFAASIALVHNDLKKIIAYSTLSQLGYMFVAAGLGAYKIALFHLVTHAFFKSLLFLCAGNVMHAMNDELNIKKMGGLYKFMKPTALLSIIASCALAGFYPFAGFFSKDKILEVAFSENKFLWIILLFGAVLTAFYSFRLVMLVFFTKPKSEKHAHEAKNYMLAGMGVLGILSAISGFFWSNFSEFLEKSLKDFSLNLSHGSEIFLLILTLGLVLTSAGFAVFAYKKEIFKENICESRIYKILQSAYFIPKFYEKFFINGYILISQICKKIDEMIIDRSVDLVAIALNKFAFLANKMQSGDLSIMLRFMVAGFALLLSFIFLLNGAK, from the coding sequence ATGATTTTATTTTGTATTTCACTATTTTTTCCGCTTCTTAGCTTTATCGTTTCTGGACTTTTTTCACATAGCAGTAAAAATTTTTTACTTGGTGTTTTTTGCTCACTTCTCATGATTATTAGCACAACCGCTTCGCTTATGCTAGCAGCCAGTCTTGGCATAGATGAACCGCTAAATTTATCACTAAAAGAGTTTATAAATTTTGGTGGTCTGGATTTAAATTTTGGCTTCTATCTTGACGCCATTAGCCTTGTTATGCTTAGCACTGTGGGTGTAGTAGCTAGTGTAGTGCATATCTATTCCATTGGCTACATGAAAGATGACGCAAGCTTTAACCGCTTTTTTAGTTATCTTGGGCTCTTTGTCTTTTGCATGAACGTCCTTGTATCAAGCGATAATTTCATAGGACTTTTCATCGGCTGGGAGGGTGTTGGACTTTGCTCGTGGCTACTCATTGGCTTTTGGTATAAAAGAGCTAGTGCAAATATTGCTGCAAACGAAGCCTTTATAATGAATAGAGTGGCTGACCTTGCGATGCTTGTTGGCATTTTTTATATATTTTATAGCTTTGGCTCACTTAAATTTAGCGAGGTTTTTAACGCCAGAAGCGACTTTAGTGGGCTAAATTTAGGCATCATCGCCACACTTCTTTTTATAGGTGCCATGGGTAAAAGCGCGCAGTTTCCATTTCACACTTGGCTTGCAAACGCCATGGAGGGACCAACTCCAGTCTCAGCACTCATCCACGCTGCGACCATGGTAACAGCTGGAGTCTATCTAGTCATACGTGCAAATTTTATCTTTACAAACGCGCCTGAAGTATCGCACTTTATCGCTTACCTTGGCACATTTGTAGCAGTTTTTGCGGCTAGTATCGCGCTTGTGCATAATGACCTTAAAAAAATCATCGCCTACTCGACGCTTTCGCAGCTTGGCTATATGTTCGTAGCTGCTGGTCTTGGCGCTTATAAGATCGCACTTTTTCACCTTGTCACGCACGCATTTTTTAAGTCACTTCTCTTTTTATGCGCTGGCAACGTCATGCACGCGATGAATGATGAGCTAAATATCAAAAAAATGGGCGGACTTTATAAATTTATGAAGCCAACCGCGCTTCTTTCTATCATCGCAAGCTGCGCACTAGCTGGCTTTTATCCATTTGCTGGCTTTTTTTCAAAAGATAAAATTTTAGAAGTCGCCTTTAGTGAAAATAAATTTTTATGGATCATTTTGCTCTTTGGTGCTGTGCTTACAGCATTTTATAGCTTTAGGCTCGTTATGCTAGTCTTTTTTACAAAGCCAAAGAGCGAGAAACACGCGCATGAAGCTAAAAACTATATGCTAGCTGGCATGGGTGTACTTGGAATTCTCTCAGCCATAAGTGGCTTTTTTTGGAGCAACTTTAGTGAGTTTTTAGAAAAAAGCTTAAAAGATTTTTCACTAAATTTATCTCACGGCAGCGAAATTTTTTTACTTATTTTAACACTTGGTCTAGTGCTAACAAGTGCTGGCTTTGCTGTATTTGCCTATAAAAAAGAAATTTTTAAAGAGAACATTTGTGAGAGTAGAATTTATAAAATTTTGCAAAGTGCCTACTTTATCCCAAAATTTTATGAGAAATTTTTTATAAATGGCTACATTTTGATCTCACAAATTTGTAAAAAGATTGATGAGATGATAATCGATCGTAGTGTCGATCTAGTCGCGATAGCACTAAATAAATTTGCATTTTTAGCAAACAAAATGCAAAGCGGCGACTTAAGCATTATGCTTAGATTTATGGTCGCAGGATTTGCCTTGCTTTTAAGCTTTATATTTTTATTAAACGGAGCCAAATAA
- the nuoK gene encoding NADH-quinone oxidoreductase subunit NuoK, with protein MIGLTHYLILVSLVFVIGLVGIMRRRNLIMLFFSSEILLNSANIALAAISKYYFDLTGQIIAFFIVAIAASEVAVGLGLLVLWYKKTGSISLESMTNMKG; from the coding sequence ATGATAGGGCTTACTCACTACCTCATCCTTGTAAGTCTGGTCTTTGTCATAGGGCTAGTTGGCATAATGCGAAGAAGAAATTTGATCATGCTATTTTTCTCAAGTGAAATTTTACTAAATTCAGCAAACATAGCACTCGCTGCCATCTCAAAATACTACTTTGACCTAACTGGGCAGATCATCGCATTTTTTATAGTAGCCATCGCAGCTAGCGAGGTCGCCGTGGGACTAGGGCTACTCGTACTTTGGTATAAAAAGACTGGCAGCATCAGTTTAGAGTCGATGACAAATATGAAAGGCTAA
- a CDS encoding NADH-quinone oxidoreductase subunit J produces the protein MYESFAFYLFSALVLVSFSFSVFCKNALNAVSALAAGMVFISAIFFLLGAEFLGVVQIIVYTGAVVVLYAFAMMFFDSSKECEPKSNKKAKITIYLLSSFIALLLIFIFLAPIYGAKFDGLSPIASELGNIEAIGIFLFSKYLIAFEMCAVMLLVAMVAGIILIHKDLNTKNTLEEML, from the coding sequence ATGTATGAGAGCTTTGCATTTTATCTTTTTAGTGCCTTGGTTTTAGTTAGTTTTTCTTTTAGCGTATTTTGTAAAAATGCACTAAATGCAGTCTCTGCGCTAGCTGCTGGCATGGTCTTTATCTCGGCTATATTTTTCTTACTTGGAGCAGAATTTCTAGGCGTAGTGCAGATCATCGTATACACAGGTGCTGTGGTCGTTTTATATGCATTTGCGATGATGTTTTTTGACAGCAGTAAAGAGTGTGAGCCAAAAAGTAACAAAAAAGCAAAGATCACCATCTATCTTTTAAGTAGTTTTATAGCGCTTCTTTTGATATTTATATTTTTAGCTCCTATTTATGGTGCAAAATTTGATGGATTAAGTCCTATTGCTAGCGAGCTTGGCAATATCGAGGCTATTGGAATTTTTCTTTTTAGCAAGTATTTGATCGCTTTTGAGATGTGTGCTGTAATGCTTCTTGTGGCAATGGTTGCTGGCATTATTTTGATACATAAAGATCTAAATACTAAAAATACGCTAGAGGAGATGCTATGA
- the nuoI gene encoding NADH-quinone oxidoreductase subunit NuoI, with product MSEKKYILIDEKLKPKSAFDKFKHFIAITFKPDLLIGLKVTIKQMLFSKSHTLKYPMQKMELNARYRGIHKLLKFVESENERCIGCGLCEKICVSNCISMKTSLGEDGRKKVASYSINLSRCVYCGFCADVCPELAIVCGQEYEVASESRIIFGTKDEFLTKDKFLKDQSEFEGYGALPKNADSLIKKTSNAFISENENETKSDE from the coding sequence ATGAGTGAGAAAAAATATATTTTAATAGATGAAAAGTTAAAGCCAAAGAGTGCATTTGATAAATTTAAGCACTTCATCGCTATCACATTTAAGCCTGATCTTTTAATCGGACTAAAAGTCACGATAAAGCAGATGCTCTTTAGCAAGTCACATACTTTAAAATACCCTATGCAAAAGATGGAGCTAAATGCTAGATATAGGGGTATTCACAAGCTTTTGAAATTTGTTGAAAGTGAAAATGAACGTTGCATTGGGTGCGGGTTATGTGAGAAAATTTGCGTTAGCAACTGCATTTCGATGAAGACTTCACTTGGCGAAGATGGCCGCAAAAAGGTCGCAAGCTACTCGATAAATTTAAGTAGATGCGTGTATTGTGGATTTTGCGCTGATGTTTGCCCTGAGCTTGCGATAGTTTGCGGACAAGAGTACGAAGTTGCTAGCGAGAGTAGGATTATATTTGGCACAAAAGATGAGTTTTTGACAAAGGATAAATTTTTAAAAGATCAAAGCGAGTTTGAAGGCTATGGCGCACTTCCTAAAAATGCTGATAGCTTAATTAAAAAGACGTCAAATGCATTTATAAGCGAAAATGAAAATGAGACAAAAAGTGATGAGTAG
- the nuoH gene encoding NADH-quinone oxidoreductase subunit NuoH gives MSETLFFVLSTIIKAVVILAVMASLAGLATYAERKVLAYMQRRVGPDMVGPAGILQIVADMIKLFTKEDIVPANTNKFIFLIAPLISAIAAFAALAPVPFLPEFEIFGHTLRPILSDINVGILYIAGVASVCVFSPLAAGLASYNKFALISAARAVVSLLSFEIVAGMALLSVVMVTSSLSLVDINNYQKGIFGWLIFKQPLAFLLFLIASFVECNRTPFCLTENETEIVAGYGTEYSGMRWAMFFIGEYTNMIAASIIITILFLGGFNEFLFIPGALMIILKSSIVFFFFLWVRASWAHLRVDQLSAFCWKILLPLGILNIVITGFMLLI, from the coding sequence CGTCATGGCAAGCCTTGCAGGACTAGCAACTTATGCTGAGAGAAAGGTACTAGCCTACATGCAGCGCCGCGTTGGACCTGATATGGTGGGACCTGCTGGAATTTTACAGATAGTAGCTGACATGATAAAACTCTTTACAAAAGAGGACATCGTACCAGCAAATACGAATAAATTTATCTTTTTAATAGCGCCACTAATATCAGCTATTGCCGCATTTGCAGCGCTTGCACCTGTGCCGTTTTTGCCTGAGTTTGAAATTTTTGGACATACATTACGTCCGATTCTCTCAGATATTAATGTTGGTATTTTATACATCGCTGGTGTTGCTTCAGTTTGCGTCTTTTCTCCACTTGCAGCAGGTCTTGCAAGCTATAATAAATTTGCATTAATTAGTGCAGCTCGCGCAGTAGTCTCACTTCTTAGTTTCGAAATAGTCGCTGGCATGGCTCTTTTAAGCGTCGTAATGGTAACTAGCTCACTCTCACTTGTGGATATAAACAACTATCAAAAAGGAATTTTTGGCTGGCTTATATTCAAGCAGCCCCTTGCCTTTTTACTCTTTTTAATAGCAAGCTTCGTGGAGTGCAACAGAACGCCATTTTGCTTAACAGAAAACGAAACAGAGATAGTAGCAGGCTATGGCACCGAGTATAGCGGAATGAGATGGGCGATGTTTTTCATCGGCGAGTACACAAATATGATCGCTGCTAGCATCATCATTACGATTTTATTTTTAGGTGGATTTAACGAATTTTTATTTATCCCAGGTGCTTTGATGATCATCTTAAAATCAAGCATTGTCTTTTTCTTTTTTCTTTGGGTAAGGGCTTCATGGGCACATTTAAGAGTTGATCAGTTAAGTGCATTTTGCTGGAAAATTTTGCTTCCGCTTGGAATTTTAAATATCGTAATCACTGGCTTTATGCTACTAATCTAA